One window from the genome of Anolis sagrei isolate rAnoSag1 chromosome 4, rAnoSag1.mat, whole genome shotgun sequence encodes:
- the ASXL3 gene encoding putative Polycomb group protein ASXL3 isoform X7, translated as MMVNKTVPRVVLTPLKVSDEQSDSPSGSESKNGEADSSDKEMKHGQKSPTGKQMSQHLKRLKKSGLGHLKWTKAEDIDIETPGSILVNTNLRALINKHTFLSLPQHFQQYLLLLLPEVDRQMGSDGVLRLSSSALNNEFFAYAAQGWKQRLAEGEFTPEMQLRIRQEIEKEKKTEPWKERFFERFYGEKLGMSIDESMKLTSVQNNNADEESSPRESSELPGPSGESTFDDHEEKTNQLPLLAERDFCQSLCHMEHISSKDLIAEDILIPEESVIQEEIAEEVETSICECQEEIHKTEEVSSEQLVSPNDTNEETEIIPLTGNSESCFVINNVVSTLSHVEIKVEERVDYSQEEMAVMTDQLENSLSPSQSASSTNSISNMEEKDVDASKELSLHGKYSPVLNGSLFTGGSVAVHMELQSDPDEQSSENACISETSFSSESPEEPSISIASPGGDTQSTSEEPCTPVSLETACSSDISCTENPEVDSQQKPIDDHINTSLMSEVSPIPASPVTSEASLMSNLPLTSEASPVSNLPLPSETSPMSDLPLTSETSSVSSVLLASETSHSNSLLLPSEASPLSDSPLTERFIQQRKSPCSSEESMSSVKEETFSISNASQEENLESQQKQPHSASETMKTDIPEGSAVEESQSRNFTNQACKLHTEMEKTIISSIAERSPPEVIKIRNHGVQHRTEKKGAIPQLEVSVLTEAGGCKNAESLPSKSHDKLYTSSSSEKFSEVGRSKSHKLQGSTQSRFEGSHSSKSSEATKSPETRGENRDLEIPKRKTAEHYGFGICKEKRARIEDDQSHRNTSTSSSEREPPPREEPRVPPLKIQLSKIGPPFIIKSQPVSKPEPRSSPSTSVSSGRNTGARTLADIKARAQQARAQREAAAAAAVAAAASIVSGGLGSPCEGGKTRTLAHIKEQTKAKLFAKHQARAHLLQNNKETKTQHAPKEVPSAPEISASSETKIEVSTGVIIVNPNCRSPSNKSAHLREAPALLQQPLHATTLPETSTDISVHNSDENIPVSQLCEKMLSSTSTESNSVSVLYNKNSVPVSVCSTAMSGAIKELPFVSSVDKSSVLMSVESTDTKACSITMLKSIQGADTPCIALLPKCVENDTAPATVDSTILTNSLDEKRLPVPNSNANNAISSQYTTVPTSTIASNLPNHLVGNSVLIPPVGSANRYSSDKIAITGSSDTSSVSNTTTVRAALHCSEANRAANPVGRTSISVFVGNMVTIGSYENPTKMGSDAMERNSQIRTHLDMSGKSSIDYSRAPMNRSIPCKVIVDHTTTTINSNLSLGISTENSENSTDMQTRQIRTETALQNVACPQVSVISRPELLTHENPEHGSGFTTGKTKQDGKHLQTACTSLREVPLLPQNKRLEDVSSGQSFSEQLRGPLAFKSEVVSVCANPYTPGGRIRWNKDEAMNTDQSLLGHLNPSKHKEYTEQNCLKNVKTEPSAFIHLNEMHSRNIVTSIAMPVKSEVNESDKCFRMDTEDFPRPEMPLQSSEIATSAHAAQSSKKSVTGAMENSLSLTSETFKRVTNIGNSSCRLSSVEANNPLVTQLLQGNLPLEKVLPQPRLGAKLEINRLPLPLQTTSVCKSATSERNMVENPSNSPNPDGRGFTAGNLAPLQIRKRESHPKKRVARTTGDVKCEPGKLSMDTDMKVGPCIITSSMNQLGHGQMFKQEWPSKHSIQSRIAHSPEIKQQKRPLPACSFQQNLFSVDKNGSFHVEASTSHRQHFYQMPVATRGPVPTTAALMQANLKAPLGCNSFTFSRHLEQKALGEINMSTAPHQLRLASVFSPNIQMKEGDDIPSASQTLHNKPLVHPPLPLPPPPPPPPPPPPPSQNAEAPSDHKQPAVTMETTKRLSWPQPASVCSNIKSEPVSFEEGLSSSCELGMKQASYDQNEVKEQLKAFALKNADFPSYLLSEPQKPFAQLTAQKIQTQQPPQPPPQQQLCGNYPTIHFGSTSFKRAASAIEKSIGILGSSSNTASSLSIQNTQIPVQKFADSSSADELELKCSCRLKAMIVCKGCGAFCHDDCIGPSKLCVACLVVR; from the exons ATGGGAAGTGATGGAGTTTTGCGCCTCAGTAGTTCTGCTCTAAATAATGAATTCTTTGCATATGCAGCACAAGGGTGGAAACAACGATTGGCAGAAG GAGAATTTACTCCTGAAATGCAGTTACGCATCAGACAGGAaattgaaaaggaaaagaaaactgaaCCCTGGAAAGAGAGGTTCTTTGAAAGATTTTATGGAGAAAA GCTTGGAATGTCAATAGATGAGTCTATGAAGCTTACATCTGTCCAAAACAATAATGCAGATGAAGAGAGTTCACCACGTGAGTCCTCAGAATTGCCAGGACCTTCAGGAGAATCAACTTTTGATGATCATGAAGAGAAAACCAACCAGCTACCACTTTTGGCAGAAAGAGATTTCTGTCAATCACTTTGCCATATGGAACATATTTCATCCAAGGATCTAATAGCTGAAGACATTTTAATACCGGAAGAATCTGTTATTCAAGAAGAGATTGCTGAGGAGGTAGAAACAAGTATCTGTGAATGTCAAGAGGAGATCCATAAAACAGAAGAAGTGAGCTCTGAACAGCTAGTTAGCCCCAATGATACAAATGAAGAAACAGAAATTATACCACTCACAGGGAACTCTGAATCCTGTTTTGTGATAAACAATGTAGTGAGCACATTGTCTCATGTTGAAATTAAAGTAGAAGAGAGAGTGGACTATTCCCAGGAAGAAATGGCAGTCATGACTGATCAGCTGGAAAATAGCTTATCCCCTTCACAGTCTGCTTCATCTACAAACTCTATAAGTAACATGGAAGAAAAAGATGTGGATGCCTCAAAAGAGCTAAGTCTTCATGGAAAATATTCTCCTGTCCTAAATGGCTCCTTATTCACTGGTGGGAGTGTTGCTGTACACATGGAGCTGCAAAGTGACCCTGATGAACAGTCATCAGAAAATGCTTGCATTTCTGAAACATCCTTTTCCTCTGAAAGCCCAGAGGAGCCATCTATCAGTATCGCATCTCCTGGAGGTGACACACAGTCTACTTCAGAGGAACCTTGCACTCCAGTATCTCTGGAAACAGCTTGTTCATCTGACATATCTTGCACTGAAAATCCTGAAGTTGATAGTCAACAAAAACCTATTGATGATCATATTAACACATCTTTAATGTCTGAAGTATCTCCAATCCCTGCCTCACCTGTAACCTCAGAAGCATCTCTTATGTCAAATTTGCCTCTAACTTCAGAGGCATCACCTGTTTCTAATTTACCTTTACCATCAGAAACCTCACCAATGTCTGACTTGCCCCTGACATCTGAAACCTCTTCAGTCTCTTCTGTTCTTTTAGCTTCTGAAACATCTCATTCTAATAGTTTGTTGTTACCTTCAGAAGCATCTCCGCTTTCTGATTCCCCATTGACTGAAAGGTTTATTCAGCAAAGAAAATCACCATGTTCATCTGAAGAATCCATGTCATCAGTAAAAGAAGAAACCTTTTCAATTTCTAATGCTTCGCAAGAAGAAAATCTTGAGTCACAACAGAAACAGCCCCACAGTGCATCAGAAACAATGAAAACTGACATACCTGAAGGTTCAGCAGTAGAAGAATCCCAGTCTAGAAACTTCACAAATCAAGCATGTAAGTTGCACACTGAAATGGAAAAAACTATTATTTCTTCTATTGCAGAACGATCTCCCCCAGAAGTAATAAAAATTAGAAACCATGGTGTCCAGCACAGAACTGAAAAGAAAGGTGCAATCCCTCAGCTGGAAGTATCTGTTCTGACTGAAGCTGGAGGATGCAAAAATGCTGAATCTCTTCCATCTAAATCTCATGATAAGCTATATacctcatcatcatcagaaaagtTCTCAGAAGTGGGCAGAAGCAAATCTCACAAGCTTCAAGGAAGTACACAGAGTCGATTTGAAGGTTCCCATTCTTCAAAATCATCTGAAGCTACAAAATCACCAGAAACAAGAGGTGAAAACAGGGACCTGGAGATTCCAAAGAGGAAGACTGCTGAACACTATGGATTTGGCATCTGCAAAGAGAAGCGAGCAAGAATTGAAGATGACCAGTCTCATCGAAATACCTCAACAAGTTCATCCGAAAGAGAGCCTCCACCTAGAGAGGAGCCAAGGGTTCCACCTCTTAAG ATACAACTTTCAAAAATTGGTCCACCTTTTATCATCAAGAGCCAGCCTGTTTCCAAACCAGAACCTAGATCTTCTCCGAGTACCTCAGTTAGCAGTGGGAGAAACACTGGGGCAAGAACATTGGCAGATATCAAAGCAAGAGCCCAGCAAGCCCGAGCTCAGAGGGAGGCAGCCGCTGCAGCTGCAGTTGCTGCGGCTGCAAGCATTGTCTCTGGGGGCTTAGGGAGCCCCTGTGAAGGTGGAAAGACCAGGACATTGGCACATATCAAGGAGCAGACAAAGGCCAAGTTGTTTGCAAAGCACCAAGCACGAGCACACTTGCTCCAGAATAATAAAGAAACCAAGACTCAACATGCCCCCAAGGAAGTTCCATCAGCGCCAGAGATCTCTGCTTCTTCTGAAACAAAAATTGAAGTTTCAACTGGCGTAATTATAGTCAATCCTAACTGCAGGTCTCCTAGCAACAAGTCTGCTCACCTTCGGGAAGCCCCTGCTTTATTGCAGCAGCCACTTCATGCCACTACTTTACCAGAAACTAGTACTGACATCTCTGTTCACAATTCTGATGAAAATATACCTGTGTCTCAGTTGTGTGAGAAAATGCTTTCATCTACCTCTACAGAAAGTAACAGTGTGTCAGTGCTATATAATAAAAATTCAGTCCCTGTGTCTGTGTGTAGCACTGCTATGTCAGGAGCAATTAAGGAACTTCCTTTTGTCAGTTCTGTTGATAAGTCCTCTGTCTTAATGTCTGTTGAAAGTACAGACACAAAGGCTTGCAGTATAACCATGCTGAAATCCATTCAGGGAGCTGACACTCCATGCATAGCTCTCCTGCCAAAATGTGTTGAAAATGACACTGCTCCAGCCACAGTAGATAGTACAATCTTGACAAATTCCTTAGATGAGAAAAGATTGCCAGTGCCAAACAGCAATGCAAACAATGCCATCTCCAGCCAGTATACCACCGTGCCAACTTCAACTATTGCGAGTAATTTGCCAAATCATTTGGTTGGTAACTCTGTTTTGATTCCTCCAGTGGGATCTGCAAATAGATATTCTTCTGATAAGATAGCCATAACTGGGTCCAGTGACACAAGTTCTGTATCAAATACCACCACTGTTAGGGCAGCTTTACATTGCAGTGAAGCAAATCGTGCAGCCAATCCTGTTGGCAGGACTTCCATTTCAGTATTTGTGGGTAATATGGTGACAATAGGTTCTTATGAGAATCCCACCAAAATGGGTTCGGATGCTATGGAGAGAAATTCTCAAATACGAACTCATTTAGATATGTCTGGGAAATCCTCCATAGATTATTCACGAGCACCTATGAATAGATCTATACCTTGTAAAGTCATTGTtgaccacacaacaacaacaataaattcaaACTTGTCACTGGGTATTTCAACCGAAAACTCTGAAAACAGCACAGATATGCAGACCCGGCAGATCAGGACAGAAACCGCCTTACAAAATGTAGCCTGTCCTCAAGTGTCTGTAATAAGTAGGCCAGAGCTGCTTACTCATGAAAATCCAGAGCATGGTTCTGGCTTCACTACTGGTAAAACAAAGCAAGATGGCAAACATCTGCAAACAGCATGCACCAGTCTTCGAGAAGTGCCTCTTCTGCCTCAAAACAAACGACTTGAGGATGTTTCTTCTGGCCAAAGTTTTTCAGAACAATTGCGAGGACCTTTGGCTTTCAAAAGTGAAGTAGTGAGTGTCTGTGCCAACCCTTATACTCCTGGTGGCAGAATCCGCTGGAATAAGGATGAAGCAATGAACACTGACCAGTCTTTGTTAGGTCATCTTAACCCAAGTAAGCATAAGGAATACACTGAgcaaaactgtttaaaaaatgtcAAAACAGAACCTTCAGCTTTCATACACTTGAATGAGATGCATTCCAGGAACATTGTGACAAGCATTGCCATGCCTGTTAAGTCAGAAGTTAATGAGTCTGACAAATGCTTTAGGATGGACACTGAAGATTTCCCAAGACCTGAAATGCCCCTCCAGTCTTCAGAAATAGCCACAAGTGCACATGCAGCACAAAGCTCCAAGAAATCTGTTACTGGTGCCATGGAGAACTCTTTGTCGTTAACAAGTGAAACattcaaaagagttacaaatatTGGAAACTCAAGCTGCCGTTTGTCTTCAGTGGAAGCCAACAATCCTTTAGTGACACAGCTCCTGCAAGGCAATTTGCCATTGGAAAAAGTGTTGCCACAGCCAAGGTTAGGAGCCAAGCTAGAAATTAACAGGCTTCCCTTGCCTTTGCAGACTACCTCAGTATGTAAATCAGCAACATCTGAGAGAAATATGGTTGAAAATCCTTCCAACTCTCCAAACCCAGATGGCAGAGGATTTACTGCAGGCAACTTAGCCCCACTACAAATCAGAAAGCGGGAGAGCCATCCCAAAAAGCGAGTGGCCAGAACAACAGGGGATGTGAAATGTGAGCCTGGGAAGTTGTCCATGGACACAGACATGAAGGTGGGCCCATGCATCATCACTTCCAgcatgaaccaacttggacatgGCCAAATGTTTAAGCAAGAGTGGCCAAGCAAACATAGCATTCAGAGCAGGATTGCACACAGCCCAGAAATCAAGCAGCAAAAGAGGCCCTTGCCTGCAtgcagtttccaacagaacttatTCAGTGTGGACAAAAATGGCAGTTTCCACGTAGAAGCCAGTACCTCACATAGACAGCACTTCTACCAAATGCCAGTGGCTACCCGAGGCCCTGTTCCTACTACAGCAGCTCTGATGCAAGCCAACTTAAAGGCCCCACTGGGCTGCAACAGCTTTACTTTCAGTAGGCACCTGGAGCAGAAGGCATTGGGAGAGATCAACATGTCCACAGCTCCTCACCAGCTTAGGCTGGCGAGTGTTTTTTCCCCTAATATTCAGATGAAAGAAGGTGATGACATTCCTAGTGCCTCACAGACACTGCACAATAAGCCCTTAGTACACCCACCTCTCCCTTTACCACCACCCCCTCCTccaccacccccaccacccccTCCTTCCCAAAATGCAGAAGCTCCATCTGATCACAAACAACCGGCAGTTACTATGGAAACCACTAAAAGACTTAGTTGGCCTCAGCCGGCAAGCGTCTGTAGCAATATAAAATCGGAACCTGTTTCTTTTGAGGAAGGTTTAAGCAGCAGCTGTGAGCTAGGCATGAAACAAGCTTCTTACGATCAGAACGAAGTGAAAGAACAGTTGAAAGCCTTTGCGCTGAAAAATGCCGACTTCCCATCCTATTTACTTTCTGAGCCCCAGAAGCCTTTTGCCCAATTAACTGCTCAGAAAATACAGACTCAGCAACCGCCGCAGCCGCCGCCGCAGCAACAGCTCTGTGGAAATTACCCTACGATACACTTTGGTAGCACAAGCTTCAAAAGGGCAGCATCTGCCATTGAAAAATCCATTGGAATCTTAGGAAGTAGTTCAAATACTGCCTCAAGCCTATCTATTCAGAACACTCAGATTCCGGTTCAGAAATTTGCTGACAGCAGCAGTGCGGATGAGCTGGAACTGAAATGCTCTTGTCGGCTGAAAGCCATGATTGTGTGCAAAGGCTGTGGCGCCTTCTGCCATGATGACTGCATAGGCCCTTCcaaattgtgtgtagcctgtttaGTTGTGAGGTAG